From Vicugna pacos chromosome 6, VicPac4, whole genome shotgun sequence, a single genomic window includes:
- the LOC102540224 gene encoding protein FAM50A: protein MAQYKGAASEAGRAMHLMKKREKQREQMEQMKQRIAEENIMKSNIDKKFSAHYDAVEAELKSSTVGLVTLNDMKAKQQALVKEWEKQLAKKEQSKELQLKLKKLREKERKKEAKRKISSLSFTPEEEEEAGEEEEEVVMYEEELEREEVTTKKRKLGKNPDVDTSFLPDRDREEEENRLREELRQEWEAKQEKIKSEEIEITFSYWDGSGHRRTVKMKKGNTMQQFLQKALEILRKDFSELRSAGVEQLMYIKEDLIISHHHSFYDFIVTKARGKSGPLFNFDVHDDVRLLSDATVEKDESHAGKVVLRSWYEKNKHIFPASRWEPYDPEKKWDKYTIR from the coding sequence atggCTCAGTACAAGGGTGCAGCGAGCGAGGCGGGCCGCGCCATGCACCTGATGAAGAAGCGGGAGAAGCAGCGCGAGCAGATGGAGCAAATGAAGCAGAGGATCGCCGAGGAGAACATCATGAAATCCAACATTGACAAGAAGTTCTCTGCACACTATGACGCCGTGGAGGCAGAGCTCAAGTCCAGCACTGTGGGTCTGGTGACCCTGAATGACATGAAGGCGAAGCAGCAGGCACTGGTGAAGGAGTGGGAGAAGCAGCTGGCCAAGAAGGAGCAGTCGAAGGAGCTGCAGCTGAAGCTGAAGAAACTGCGAGAGAAGGAGCGCAAGAAGGAGGCCAAGCGGAAGATCTCCAGCCTGTCCTTTACAccggaggaagaagaggaggcaggcgaggaggaggaagaggtggttaTGTATGAGGAGGAGCTGGAAAGGGAAGAGGTcaccacaaagaagaggaaactggggAAGAATCCAGATGTGGACACCAGCTTCCTGCCTGACCGAGaccgggaggaggaggagaatcgGCTCCGGGAAGAGCTCCGGCAGGAGTGGGAAGCCAAGCAGGAGAAGATCAAGAGCGAGGAGATTGAAATCACGTTCAGTTACTGGGATGGCTCTGGACACCGGCGAACAGTCAAGATGAAAAAGGGCAACACAATGCAGCAGTTCCTGCAGAAGGCACTGGAGATCCTGCGCAAAGACTTCAGTGAGCTCAGGTCAGCAGGAGTGGAGCAGCTCATGTACATCAAGGAGGACCTAATCATATCCCACCACCACAGCTTTTACGACTTCATTGTCACCAAGGCACGAGGAAAGAGTGGGCCTCTCTTTAACTTCGATGTTCACGATGATGTGCGGCTGCTCAGCGACGCCACAGTGGAGAAGGATGAGTCGCACGCAGGCAAGGTGGTGCTGAGGAGCTGGTATGAGAAGAACAAGCACATTTTCCCCGCCAGCCGCTGGGAGCCCTACGACCCCGAGAAGAAGTGGGACAAGTACACGATCCGGTGA